A window of Panicum virgatum strain AP13 chromosome 8K, P.virgatum_v5, whole genome shotgun sequence contains these coding sequences:
- the LOC120644341 gene encoding cytochrome P450 94B3-like, whose translation MVCYMLWLLACCLLLLLYSVRLRSGWSHGHGPRSFPVIGCLVAFYQNRFRLLDWYTELLAASPTQTIVVDRLGARRTVVTANPVNVEHILKGNFGNYPKGKPFTDILGDLLGTGIFNVDGELWYAQRKLVSHEFSARALRELEFAVLEDEARDRLVPALGLAAARGDAVDMQDLLRRFSFDVICRVSLGVDPGCLDPALPAPRLAAAFDAAAGIIARRGAAPVAAVWKAKHALDLGSERRLREEISVIHEAVMDLIHTRKKERALVNGGDGRRSDLLSRMIECGYPDEAIRDMVISFIMAGRDTTSSALTWFFWLLTRHRDVEREVLREIAGGASHAAGGQGKMRVLHAALCETMRLYPPVAWDSKHAAAGDVLPDGTRVGCGDRVTYFQYGMGRMESIWGADAAEFSLQRWLSLPEDSAPPAAVAGVSPFKYPVFQAGPRTCLGKEMAFVQMKFVASTVLRRFELLPVDEGRVPVFLPLMTAHMAGGLNVTVRSRGDQIAAAAAAAGSKPVAAAGTPQLSTPSASS comes from the coding sequence ATGGTCTGCTACATGCTGTGGTTGCTGGCATGCTGCCTATTGCTGCTCTTGTACAGCGTCAGGCTCAGGTCTGGCTGGAGCCATGGCCACGGGCCGAGGAGCTTCCCGGTGATCGGGTGCCTGGTCGCCTTCTACCAGAACCGGTTCCGGCTGCTGGACTGGTACACCGAGCTGCTGGCGGCGTCGCCGACGCAGACGATCGTCGTGGACCGGCTGGGCGCGCGGCGGACCGTGGTGACCGCGAACCCGGTGAACGTGGAGCACATCCTCAAGGGCAACTTCGGCAACTACCCCAAGGGGAAGCCCTTCACCGACATCCTCGGCGACCTGCTCGGCACGGGGATCTTCaacgtcgacggcgagctgtGGTACGCGCAGCGGAAGCTGGTGAGCCACGAGTTCTCGGCGCGCGCGCTCCGGGAGCTGGAGTTCGCCGTGCTCGAGGACGAGGCGCGGGACCGCCTCGTGCCGGCGCTGGgcctcgccgcggcgcgcggcgacgcCGTCGACATGCAGGACCTGCTCCGCCGCTTCTCCTTCGACGTCATCTGCCGGGTGTCTCTCGGCGTTGACCCCGGGTGCCTCGACCCAGCATTGCCGGCGCCAAGGCTTGCCGCGGCGTTCGACGCCGCGGCCGGGATCATCGCCAggcgcggcgccgcgcccgTGGCCGCCGTGTGGAAGGCCAAGCACGCGCTGGACCTCGGCTCCGAGCGCCGGCTGCGCGAGGAGATCAGCGTCATCCATGAGGCCGTCATGGACCTCATCCACACCCGCAAGAAGGAGCGGGCCCTCGTcaacggcggcgacgggcggagGAGCGACCTGCTGTCGCGGATGATCGAATGCGGCTACCCGGACGAGGCGATCCGCGACATGGTGATCAGCTTCATCATGGCCGGCCGCGACACGACGTCGTCGGCGCTGACGTGGTTCTTCTGGCTGCTCACCCGCCACCGCGACGTCGAGCGGGAGGTCCTGCGGGAGATCGCGGGCGGCgcgagccacgccgccggcgggcaGGGCAAGATGCGCGTCCTCCACGCGGCGCTGTGCGAGACGATGCGGCTGTACCCGCCGGTGGCGTGGGACTCGaagcacgcggcggcgggcgacgtgCTGCCCGACGGCACCCGCGTGGGGTGCGGCGACCGCGTCACCTACTTCCAGTACGGCATGGGGCGGATGGAGTCCATCTGGGGCGCCGACGCCGCTGAGTTCAGCCTGCAGCGCTGGCTTTCCCTGCCGGAGGACAGCgcgccccccgccgccgtcgccggcgtgtcGCCGTTCAAGTATCCCGTGTTCCAGGCCGGGCCGCGGACGTGCCTCGGCAAGGAGATGGCCTTCGTGCAGATGAAATTCGTGGCCAGCACCGTGCTCCGCCGGTTTGAGCTCCTCCCCGTCGACGAGGGCCGCGTGCCGGTGTTCCTGCCGCTGATGACGGCGCACATGGCCGGCGGGCTAAACGTTACGGTGAGGAGCAGAGGGGATCAgatcgccgccgcagctgcggCAGCAGGCAGCAAACCCGTTGCTGCAGCTGGAACTCCCCAGTTGAGCACTCCATCTGCCAGTAGTTAA